One genomic segment of Rhizorhabdus phycosphaerae includes these proteins:
- a CDS encoding methyl-accepting chemotaxis protein, giving the protein MKKLALACVKSFSEGDFEAPLEQLPGKKAFINDTIEKLRGNLKGLIAEMNRMSAEHDKGDIDVFVPVEKFEGDFGLMAQGINEMVANHIAAKKMAMACIKQFAEGNFDAPMPQLPGKKAFINDTIEMLRGNLKAIIGEIQRLIHASTAGQLSERGVADRFPGDFAGLVEGINGMLDAILLPIAEGNRVLNLVSTGSLLERVEIECEGDHRRMKDAINTLVDNLSNFASTVSVAADQVASGSQELSSSSEQVSQGATEQAASAEEASSAMEEIAANIRQNADNAAQTEKMARQSSQDAELSGQAVHKAVIAMRTIAEKIGIVQEIARQTDLLALNAAVEAARAGEHGRGFAVVAAEVRKLAERSQLAAAEISGVSSDTVTAATQAGEMLTRLVPDIRRTSELVAEISAACREQDIGAAQINEAIQQLDKVTQQNAAASEQITSTSTDLAGRAEELQHSLGFFRVAGAHNIAAAAKQPARKPLMRPASKPTAKPIARAGSVADQQARVRGFTLDLSTGGPDGEDADFGCAA; this is encoded by the coding sequence GTGAAAAAGCTGGCCTTGGCCTGCGTCAAGTCGTTTAGCGAGGGTGATTTCGAGGCCCCGCTGGAACAGCTTCCGGGCAAGAAGGCGTTCATCAATGATACGATCGAGAAGTTGCGCGGCAACCTGAAGGGGCTGATCGCGGAAATGAACAGGATGTCGGCGGAGCACGACAAAGGCGACATCGACGTGTTCGTGCCCGTGGAAAAGTTCGAGGGCGATTTCGGCCTGATGGCGCAAGGCATCAACGAGATGGTCGCCAATCATATCGCGGCCAAGAAGATGGCGATGGCCTGTATCAAGCAGTTTGCCGAAGGCAATTTTGATGCGCCGATGCCGCAACTTCCGGGCAAGAAGGCGTTCATCAACGATACGATCGAAATGCTGCGCGGCAATCTCAAGGCAATCATTGGCGAAATCCAGCGCCTGATCCACGCCTCGACTGCGGGTCAGCTGAGCGAGCGCGGTGTGGCGGATCGCTTCCCCGGCGACTTCGCCGGGCTGGTCGAGGGCATTAACGGCATGCTCGATGCCATCCTGCTGCCGATTGCCGAGGGTAACCGCGTCCTCAATCTGGTAAGCACGGGTTCGCTGCTGGAGCGGGTCGAGATCGAATGCGAAGGCGATCATCGCCGCATGAAGGATGCGATCAACACTCTGGTGGACAATCTCAGCAATTTCGCGAGCACCGTCTCGGTTGCCGCCGATCAGGTGGCGAGCGGCAGCCAGGAATTGTCCTCCTCGTCCGAGCAGGTGTCGCAGGGCGCAACCGAACAGGCTGCTTCCGCCGAGGAAGCGTCGTCAGCGATGGAGGAGATTGCGGCAAACATCCGGCAGAACGCCGACAATGCCGCCCAGACCGAGAAGATGGCGCGCCAGTCGTCGCAGGATGCCGAGTTGAGCGGGCAGGCGGTGCACAAGGCGGTCATCGCCATGCGTACGATCGCCGAGAAGATCGGTATCGTGCAGGAGATTGCTCGTCAGACCGACCTGCTCGCACTCAATGCTGCAGTCGAAGCAGCGCGCGCCGGCGAACATGGTCGCGGCTTCGCGGTCGTTGCCGCCGAGGTGCGCAAGCTTGCGGAGCGCAGTCAGCTGGCGGCGGCCGAGATCAGCGGCGTGTCGTCCGACACGGTGACGGCGGCCACCCAGGCGGGCGAGATGCTGACCCGGCTGGTCCCCGATATCCGCCGCACGTCCGAACTGGTAGCCGAGATCAGCGCCGCATGCCGTGAGCAGGATATCGGTGCCGCGCAGATCAACGAGGCGATCCAGCAGCTCGACAAGGTCACGCAGCAAAATGCGGCAGCGTCCGAGCAGATTACATCGACCTCGACCGACCTTGCCGGCCGCGCGGAAGAACTGCAGCATAGCCTTGGTTTCTTTCGCGTAGCCGGTGCGCATAATATTGCTGCAGCAGCGAAGCAGCCCGCGCGCAAGCCATTGATGCGGCCGGCTTCCAAGCCAACGGCCAAACCCATCGCGCGCGCAGGCTCGGTCGCGGACCAGCAGGCGAGGGTGCGTGGCTTCACGCTCGATCTCAGCACGGGTGGCCCGGACGGCGAAGATGCCGACTTCGGCTGCGCGGCATAA